The Stenotrophomonas maltophilia genome includes a region encoding these proteins:
- a CDS encoding replication initiation factor domain-containing protein, with protein MAGDRAVLVASGLPSSNRGVSEFRNPEGTLTVGIDWFSASVDMLAVLNELAFREGDSYEEIRQWVDFSADNARVVALQIFCWFFAGLGLELDEAAGGGRFYLWRIKILNAEKKFVGMIELGGENCRRADGTYTARIELTGDGCRAVAAARCGHAQRWLELRAKLESCGGRITRVDVCADDLVGNYPLRLAQKWYAQGEFDNRGQRPKAQLVHDYDSGDGKTLYVGGKKSEKQLRVYEKGREQGDKLSPWVRYEAQFRASNRKELPLDILRDPASYLLGAYPVLCFLRCVATRIEITKAAVEATWKSVRRHIRRQYGAALNFISKNCPDDQSLRAVIDSCTSPSLPKWVTGDTAAHWPEIAAVQPTSKG; from the coding sequence GTGGCCGGTGATCGCGCGGTGCTGGTCGCGTCGGGACTCCCCTCGTCTAACAGGGGAGTCAGTGAATTCAGGAACCCCGAGGGAACCCTGACGGTCGGCATTGACTGGTTCTCCGCCTCTGTAGACATGCTCGCGGTGTTGAACGAGCTGGCATTCCGTGAGGGCGACTCATACGAAGAGATTCGGCAGTGGGTCGATTTCAGCGCCGACAACGCCCGCGTAGTCGCCCTGCAGATCTTCTGTTGGTTCTTCGCCGGGCTGGGGCTGGAACTGGACGAAGCAGCCGGGGGAGGGCGGTTCTACCTGTGGCGCATCAAGATCCTCAACGCTGAAAAGAAGTTCGTTGGAATGATCGAACTTGGCGGCGAGAACTGCCGTCGTGCTGATGGCACCTATACCGCCCGAATTGAGTTGACCGGCGATGGATGTAGGGCAGTAGCAGCAGCGCGCTGCGGCCATGCGCAGCGGTGGCTGGAGCTTCGAGCGAAGCTCGAAAGCTGCGGCGGCAGAATCACCCGTGTTGACGTGTGCGCCGATGATCTTGTGGGCAACTACCCCTTGCGTCTGGCACAGAAGTGGTACGCCCAGGGCGAGTTCGACAACCGTGGTCAGCGCCCCAAGGCACAGCTGGTTCACGACTACGACAGCGGTGACGGCAAGACCCTCTACGTGGGCGGCAAGAAGTCGGAAAAGCAGCTGCGCGTCTACGAGAAGGGCAGGGAGCAGGGCGACAAGTTGTCACCATGGGTTCGCTATGAGGCCCAGTTCCGCGCATCTAACCGCAAGGAACTGCCGCTCGACATTCTGCGCGACCCGGCCTCTTACCTGCTCGGCGCGTATCCAGTTCTGTGCTTCCTGCGCTGCGTTGCCACACGCATTGAGATCACGAAAGCCGCCGTTGAGGCGACGTGGAAGAGCGTTCGTCGCCACATCCGCCGCCAGTACGGCGCGGCACTGAATTTCATTTCCAAGAACTGCCCGGACGATCAGTCACTGCGGGCGGTAATCGATTCCTGCACTTCGCCATCGCTGCCGAAGTGGGTCACAGGTGACACAGCAGCGCACTGGCCCGAAATCGCGGCCGTACAACCAACCTCCAAGGGGTAA
- a CDS encoding major capsid protein, producing the protein MLSASEALEILAGLSATIGLIGAAKLAPAAISVGFKWIKGAIFG; encoded by the coding sequence ATGTTGAGTGCATCTGAGGCCCTCGAGATTCTGGCCGGTCTCTCGGCAACCATCGGCCTGATCGGCGCGGCCAAGCTGGCACCGGCCGCAATCTCGGTCGGCTTCAAGTGGATCAAGGGCGCGATCTTCGGTTGA
- a CDS encoding virulence factor TspB C-terminal domain-related protein has translation MGYVSYCTNPIGRSSSKYRSFKVKCSARPEELGWEGGSTAASVNACHKGCMYSSSLDPAGVAGFSYTPTGGTCTESDAPEPKPAGDGGGDDGGGTGGETGGGDGDGGGDGGGDGDGGGDGGGDGGGDGDGGGSGDGDGDGDGDGDGDGENPSLPENPTYPGDVPMPYMDPPIPSSYLGQWSSGLGNGSCPSAKVVSVAVGGFATSINFEFKPLCDFALMIRGLVIACAGIAAAYIVSGVRK, from the coding sequence GTGGGCTATGTCAGTTACTGTACAAATCCCATTGGCCGATCATCGTCAAAATACCGTAGTTTCAAGGTCAAATGCAGCGCACGCCCTGAAGAGCTTGGTTGGGAGGGCGGAAGCACTGCTGCGTCGGTTAATGCTTGCCATAAGGGTTGCATGTACTCCAGCTCACTCGATCCGGCTGGTGTGGCCGGTTTCAGCTACACGCCCACCGGGGGTACCTGCACGGAATCTGACGCGCCTGAGCCTAAGCCCGCTGGCGACGGCGGTGGCGATGATGGTGGCGGCACTGGTGGGGAGACGGGTGGAGGTGATGGCGATGGCGGCGGGGATGGTGGCGGTGATGGCGATGGAGGCGGTGACGGTGGTGGTGACGGCGGTGGCGATGGCGATGGCGGTGGTAGCGGTGATGGCGATGGTGATGGTGATGGCGATGGCGATGGCGATGGTGAGAATCCCAGCCTTCCTGAGAATCCTACGTATCCCGGCGACGTGCCGATGCCCTACATGGATCCACCGATCCCAAGCAGCTACCTCGGCCAGTGGTCTAGCGGCCTAGGCAACGGCTCCTGCCCCTCGGCGAAAGTTGTGTCAGTGGCAGTGGGCGGCTTTGCTACCAGCATCAATTTCGAGTTCAAACCGCTCTGCGATTTCGCACTGATGATCAGGGGCCTTGTGATCGCCTGTGCAGGTATCGCAGCGGCCTACATCGTTTCGGGAGTGCGCAAATAA
- a CDS encoding DUF2523 domain-containing protein: MPWLAAFLVQLLGNSLARVLTGAGLGLATGAALLPLVKGALNLITQKWSGIAADLANVMLMAGAGEAITLIGSAIVTRVVIDAGKVAVQKAASK, encoded by the coding sequence ATGCCTTGGTTAGCCGCGTTCCTCGTTCAACTCCTGGGCAACTCTCTGGCCCGCGTCCTCACTGGCGCGGGGCTTGGCCTCGCTACTGGTGCAGCGCTGCTGCCACTGGTCAAAGGCGCCCTCAATCTCATCACTCAGAAATGGTCTGGCATTGCCGCCGATCTGGCTAACGTCATGCTGATGGCCGGGGCAGGGGAGGCAATCACCCTCATCGGCTCTGCCATCGTTACGCGGGTCGTGATCGACGCAGGCAAGGTCGCCGTACAGAAGGCAGCGTCCAAATGA
- a CDS encoding zonular occludens toxin domain-containing protein, with protein MMYLISGQPGNGKTLRAMSMAQEFYEQNQQQVKDGSAPPRRFFTNIAGATAEENPSAFPWLEKLPEHNDWTQLPDGSFVLYDEAHSDGNTQGLERYGRLFPSTGKPGESEDPRIRSMSTHRHRGFDLVFVTQWPSKIHHQVRSLIGSHTHMNRTFGMQRAGVLTWSRVQADPYDERVRDKAEEEIWAYPKALYERYRSATLHTASHKFKVPKRVWQGLSMTVALIFGVWLVWLFIVKPLPETSKKEEQGAGALPAVSALAPLGAGMAAARPLTREEYVEKHKPRVEFQPWSAPAFDDRTVQSQPELYCMASGTTEQDTTCTCVTEQGTKAKISIPVCVAIARDGPAYNPYRAPRQETEPARDEPARAIAQSGPTGSHEPSPHSLVEVGKRPMGTFPETPPYPASF; from the coding sequence ATGATGTATCTGATTTCCGGGCAACCCGGCAATGGCAAAACACTGCGCGCCATGTCGATGGCGCAGGAGTTCTACGAGCAGAACCAGCAGCAGGTGAAGGACGGCAGCGCACCGCCGCGGCGCTTCTTTACCAATATCGCCGGGGCTACGGCCGAAGAGAACCCGAGCGCATTCCCATGGCTCGAAAAGCTGCCAGAACACAATGACTGGACCCAGCTTCCTGATGGTTCATTCGTGCTGTACGACGAAGCCCATTCCGATGGCAATACTCAGGGGCTGGAGCGCTATGGCAGGCTGTTCCCGTCCACCGGCAAGCCGGGTGAATCGGAAGACCCACGCATTCGCTCGATGTCCACGCACCGGCATCGCGGTTTCGATCTGGTGTTCGTCACTCAGTGGCCGAGCAAGATTCATCACCAGGTGCGCAGCCTAATTGGCTCGCATACCCACATGAATCGTACGTTTGGCATGCAGCGAGCTGGTGTCCTCACGTGGTCCCGCGTGCAGGCCGATCCCTACGATGAGCGGGTGCGCGATAAGGCTGAAGAAGAGATATGGGCCTACCCGAAGGCGCTCTATGAGCGCTATCGCAGCGCCACGCTGCATACGGCAAGCCACAAGTTCAAGGTGCCCAAGCGCGTTTGGCAGGGCCTGTCGATGACTGTGGCCCTGATATTCGGCGTGTGGCTGGTCTGGCTCTTCATCGTCAAACCCTTGCCCGAAACCAGCAAGAAGGAAGAGCAGGGGGCCGGGGCTTTGCCGGCCGTCAGTGCCCTGGCGCCCTTGGGCGCGGGCATGGCGGCGGCCCGGCCCCTCACCCGCGAAGAGTACGTGGAGAAGCACAAGCCACGGGTCGAGTTTCAGCCGTGGTCCGCCCCCGCCTTTGATGACCGCACCGTGCAATCGCAGCCCGAGCTGTACTGCATGGCCTCCGGCACCACTGAGCAAGACACCACCTGCACGTGCGTAACGGAGCAGGGCACCAAGGCAAAGATTTCGATACCGGTATGCGTGGCGATCGCACGCGATGGACCGGCCTACAACCCGTATCGAGCGCCGCGACAGGAGACCGAACCGGCGCGGGATGAACCTGCCCGAGCCATCGCTCAGTCCGGGCCAACTGGTTCCCATGAGCCTTCGCCTCACTCGCTCGTTGAGGTCGGGAAACGCCCGATGGGCACGTTCCCTGAGACGCCGCCTTACCCGGCCAGCTTCTGA
- a CDS encoding DUF3653 domain-containing protein, translating into MAWSLIVRDRNLTGPWAGFSFKAGRLVTPEGRELEPQDLAWLSLLAAQAQEWRRMMEIARGGQKRPFGRAGIVDLAEVAHRRAKRSSGVMAGPDADPVAGVLPVPGPRPHQRV; encoded by the coding sequence GTGGCATGGAGCCTGATTGTGCGTGATCGCAACCTAACCGGCCCTTGGGCCGGTTTTTCGTTTAAGGCCGGTCGACTGGTCACACCCGAAGGCCGTGAGCTGGAACCGCAGGATCTGGCTTGGCTCTCTCTGCTGGCAGCACAGGCGCAGGAATGGCGTCGGATGATGGAGATTGCCCGAGGCGGCCAGAAACGGCCGTTCGGGCGTGCCGGTATCGTTGACCTGGCCGAGGTCGCCCATCGTCGCGCAAAGCGGTCTTCAGGGGTGATGGCTGGTCCTGACGCCGATCCTGTGGCGGGTGTCCTGCCAGTACCGGGGCCGAGGCCTCACCAGCGCGTGTGA